The Leptodactylus fuscus isolate aLepFus1 chromosome 3, aLepFus1.hap2, whole genome shotgun sequence genome has a segment encoding these proteins:
- the GCKR gene encoding glucokinase regulatory protein isoform X2: protein MRGTRKYKHVIDTPDPGKWELAGYEESLPISEKSNPITRELDKADPNTLVQLLRDCDAEIFQEEDETIINYQRLYSESILKTVADIAKKVQQIIENPEDGLVVLSGCGTSGRLAVLLANSFNRLMRGLHQIPCYTYIIAGGDRSIVTAQEAPEDNPARGQEELQKVCEGKKKVVFIGISCSLSAPFIAGQLDFCMKNLDVFLPVLVGFNPVSMARNDRIEGWTSTFRQVAEQMQNLHNTQQAFVLNPAVGPEGVCGSSRMKGGSATKILLETLFLVAHKASSKVEVTEKCLLEILRTYERAHKVTYSHSKKIAALLKQSATSLQKKGHLYILGWGTLGLVGIMDAVECVPSYNADWHDVRGFINGGYHILENQEGELTPLGAEFAISHENFVTSVLSAVSEMDTVVFLFTLDDEVTEVEKLLELVKEKTSNIHAICHATAGQYLPRLTGHPQTRCTETLLQSIYGEQTLTEQIRNAETSQNLKAAASRDKVLPTAIVSLLRNCSVAEAKTRLESSESIRAAIESSLNVPGRKRVAESAETTGRSR from the exons ATGAGAGGGACCCGCAAATACAAACACGTCATTGACACTCCAGACCCTGGAAAGTGGGAG CTTGCTGGCTATGAGGAATCTCTGCCCATCAGTGAGAAGTCCAATCCCATTACCAGAGAACTGGACAAAGCCGACCCCAACACTCTGGTCCAGCTTCTACGAGACTGTGATGCTGAGATCTTCCAGGAGGAAGATGAGACCATCATCAACTATCAG AGACTATACAGCGAGTCCATCCTGAAGACAGTGGCGGACATTGCTAAGAAGGTGCAGCAGATCATAGAG AATCCAGAAGATGGCCTTGTAGTACTCAGTGGATGCGGCACATCTGGGCGGCTGGCGGTTCTCCTGGCA AATTCCTTCAACCGGCTGATGAGAGGTCTCCACCAGATCCCGTGTTACACCTACATCATAGCAGGAGGGGACAG ATCTATTGTGACAGCGCAGGAAGCACCTGAGGACAACCCTGCCCGGGGCCAGGAGGAGCTACAGAAG GTCTGTGAAGGAAAGAAGAAGGTTGTGTTTATCGGGATATCCTGCAGCCTCTCG GCACCATTCATCGCTGGGCAACTGGACTTCTGCATGAAGAACCTTGATGTGTTCCTGCCAGTCCTTGTAGGGTTTAATCCAGTCTCCATGGCCAG GAATGACAGGATAGAGGGCTGGACCTCCACATTCCGGCAGGTGGCAGAACAGATGCAGAACCTCCATAATACCCAGCAGGCATTCGTACTGAACCCTGCAGTGGGG CCTGAAGGTGTCTGCGGCTCTTCACGTATGAAGGGTGGGAGTGCGACAAAGATCCTTCTGGAGACTCTGTTCCTGGTGGCACACAAGGCCAGCTCTAAAGTGGAGGTGACAGAGAA GTGTCTACTAGAAATCCTCAGGACATACGAGAGAGCGCACAAGGTGACCTATTCCCACAGCAAGAAAATCGCAGCGCTCCTCAAGCAGTCAGCTACAAG TCTACAGAAGAAGGGGCACCTCTACATCCTGGGCTGGGGGACGCTGGGACTGGTGGGGATAATGGACGCGGTGGAATGTGTCCCCTCTTATAATGCAG ACTGGCACGATGTCCGGGGCTTCATTAATGGAGGATATCACATTCTGGAGAACCAGGAGGGGGAGCTGACGCCGCTG GGCGCAGAATTTGCCATCTCACATGAGAATTTTGTGACTAGCGTCCTCTCGGCAGTGTCGGAGATGGACACCGTTGTCTTCCTCTTCACCCTCGATG ATGAAGTCACTGAGGTGGAGAAATTGCTGGAATTAGTGAAGGAGAAGACATCGAATATCCACGCCATATGCCACGCCACGGCCGGACAGTACCTGCCG AGGCTGACTGGGCACCCCCAGACCCGCTGCACTGAGACGCTACTCCAGTCTATCTATGGGGAACAGACCCTGACTGAACAAATAAGGAACGCCGAGACCTCGCAAAATCTCAAAGCCGCGGCATCCAGGGACAAG GTGCTGCCGACGGCCATAGTGAGTTTGCTGCGTAACTGCTCGGTGGCGGAGGCCAAAACACGTCTAGAGTCATCCGAGAGTATCCGGGCGGCCATTGAATCTTCTCTCAATGTCCCAGGAAGGAAGCGAGTGGCGGAGAGCGCGGAGACGACGGGACGCAGCCGATAG
- the GCKR gene encoding glucokinase regulatory protein isoform X1 — protein sequence MRGTRKYKHVIDTPDPGKWELAGYEESLPISEKSNPITRELDKADPNTLVQLLRDCDAEIFQEEDETIINYQRLYSESILKTVADIAKKVQQIIENPEDGLVVLSGCGTSGRLAVLLANSFNRLMRGLHQIPCYTYIIAGGDRSIVTAQEAPEDNPARGQEELQKVCEGKKKVVFIGISCSLSAPFIAGQLDFCMKNLDVFLPVLVGFNPVSMARNDRIEGWTSTFRQVAEQMQNLHNTQQAFVLNPAVGPEGVCGSSRMKGGSATKILLETLFLVAHKASSKVEVTEKCLLEILRTYERAHKVTYSHSKKIAALLKQSATSLQKKGHLYILGWGTLGLVGIMDAVECVPSYNADWHDVRGFINGGYHILENQEGELTPLGAEFAISHENFVTSVLSAVSEMDTVVFLFTLDDEVTEVEKLLELVKEKTSNIHAICHATAGQYLPSSTKKMIPNPIVITWPILFLEYEGAFIQKFQRELSSKWILDTVTSGAHVLKGKIYRNLLVDFKICSSKHFHRAVSVLQRLTGHPQTRCTETLLQSIYGEQTLTEQIRNAETSQNLKAAASRDKVLPTAIVSLLRNCSVAEAKTRLESSESIRAAIESSLNVPGRKRVAESAETTGRSR from the exons ATGAGAGGGACCCGCAAATACAAACACGTCATTGACACTCCAGACCCTGGAAAGTGGGAG CTTGCTGGCTATGAGGAATCTCTGCCCATCAGTGAGAAGTCCAATCCCATTACCAGAGAACTGGACAAAGCCGACCCCAACACTCTGGTCCAGCTTCTACGAGACTGTGATGCTGAGATCTTCCAGGAGGAAGATGAGACCATCATCAACTATCAG AGACTATACAGCGAGTCCATCCTGAAGACAGTGGCGGACATTGCTAAGAAGGTGCAGCAGATCATAGAG AATCCAGAAGATGGCCTTGTAGTACTCAGTGGATGCGGCACATCTGGGCGGCTGGCGGTTCTCCTGGCA AATTCCTTCAACCGGCTGATGAGAGGTCTCCACCAGATCCCGTGTTACACCTACATCATAGCAGGAGGGGACAG ATCTATTGTGACAGCGCAGGAAGCACCTGAGGACAACCCTGCCCGGGGCCAGGAGGAGCTACAGAAG GTCTGTGAAGGAAAGAAGAAGGTTGTGTTTATCGGGATATCCTGCAGCCTCTCG GCACCATTCATCGCTGGGCAACTGGACTTCTGCATGAAGAACCTTGATGTGTTCCTGCCAGTCCTTGTAGGGTTTAATCCAGTCTCCATGGCCAG GAATGACAGGATAGAGGGCTGGACCTCCACATTCCGGCAGGTGGCAGAACAGATGCAGAACCTCCATAATACCCAGCAGGCATTCGTACTGAACCCTGCAGTGGGG CCTGAAGGTGTCTGCGGCTCTTCACGTATGAAGGGTGGGAGTGCGACAAAGATCCTTCTGGAGACTCTGTTCCTGGTGGCACACAAGGCCAGCTCTAAAGTGGAGGTGACAGAGAA GTGTCTACTAGAAATCCTCAGGACATACGAGAGAGCGCACAAGGTGACCTATTCCCACAGCAAGAAAATCGCAGCGCTCCTCAAGCAGTCAGCTACAAG TCTACAGAAGAAGGGGCACCTCTACATCCTGGGCTGGGGGACGCTGGGACTGGTGGGGATAATGGACGCGGTGGAATGTGTCCCCTCTTATAATGCAG ACTGGCACGATGTCCGGGGCTTCATTAATGGAGGATATCACATTCTGGAGAACCAGGAGGGGGAGCTGACGCCGCTG GGCGCAGAATTTGCCATCTCACATGAGAATTTTGTGACTAGCGTCCTCTCGGCAGTGTCGGAGATGGACACCGTTGTCTTCCTCTTCACCCTCGATG ATGAAGTCACTGAGGTGGAGAAATTGCTGGAATTAGTGAAGGAGAAGACATCGAATATCCACGCCATATGCCACGCCACGGCCGGACAGTACCTGCCG AGCTCGACCAAGAAGATGATTCCTAACCCCATCGTCATCACGTGGCCCATCCTCTTCCTGGAATACGAGGGAGCCTTCATCCAG AAATTCCAGCGAGAGTTGAGCAGTAAGTGGATTCTGGACACGGTGACCAGCGGAGCTCATGTTCTTAAAGGAAAGATTTACCGAAACCTATTGGTAGATTTTAAGATCTGCAGTTCCAAACACTTCCATAGGGCGGTGTCTGTGCTGCAG AGGCTGACTGGGCACCCCCAGACCCGCTGCACTGAGACGCTACTCCAGTCTATCTATGGGGAACAGACCCTGACTGAACAAATAAGGAACGCCGAGACCTCGCAAAATCTCAAAGCCGCGGCATCCAGGGACAAG GTGCTGCCGACGGCCATAGTGAGTTTGCTGCGTAACTGCTCGGTGGCGGAGGCCAAAACACGTCTAGAGTCATCCGAGAGTATCCGGGCGGCCATTGAATCTTCTCTCAATGTCCCAGGAAGGAAGCGAGTGGCGGAGAGCGCGGAGACGACGGGACGCAGCCGATAG